The Panthera leo isolate Ple1 chromosome D1, P.leo_Ple1_pat1.1, whole genome shotgun sequence region AGGCAGAGACGCTCAATATTCTGAGTTTAGTCCCAGAGTACAGTCAAGAGGGTAAACAGTTTTCCTCGATTATTCCAACCTCAAAGTTGCCTTGACCTTTGTTATATAATGACATCAGGGAAGCGGACATTGAACAGGAAAGGCGTAAGTAAAAGATGGTCAAAATAGATTTACGTAAAGCATATTGCATCCAAGAAACTGATGGGTTCAGAGACGAAGGGGTCAGAGACCCAAAAATAATCGAACTGAACTGAGAGTATTTTCTTCCAGAGGGATTCTCCGACAATATGAGTGCTTAATCTTAGTGGAATAGTCTTTTTTAGATGTCAAAGCATATAGATAAAACGCAAAACACAtgagatatatgtgtgtatctgtgtgcataAACAATCTTTTAATTCTTAAGAAAACTCAGGATCAGGTAAGGCAAATATTTGCACTCTGTTTTTCATATGAAAGCTAAATTTTGAGATAGTTAAGGCACTTGCCAAAGGAGAAGTGAAGTTCTGCAGTTTTCAATCTTGGtagaaatcataatttttaaaggatatttaattttatctcccCAGATGCGAAGGCTTTGTTGATCCAATTCAGTTAGCTTCTGAATCAGTAGATAGATCTGGGAGAGGCTTGGGCATCTGCATATTAACCAAGAGTCATAGGGGATTGAAGGCAGTCAGACGTAACATAACATGGAGCAAAAGCAAGGCATTCAGAGTTCAGCCCACCGATCTTCCCAAGCTgtcacttcttttcttctctttgcagatTCAGCCCTTGTCCTCCACTGCACCTTACTTTCAGCCGGTAGAATTGCAATGAATAGCAGTGTGACTGAATTCATTCTCCTTGGGCTGACACAGGATCCAGGAAAGCAGAGGGCAGTATTTGGGGTCTTCCTGATCTTTTACCTTGCAACACTGTTGGGGAACTTTCTCATTGTAGTGACTATTAAAACAAGCAGGAGCCTTGCAAgtcccatgtacttcttcctatTCTATCTGTCTTTTGCTGACACTTGCTTCTCTACAACCACAGCCCCCAGATTGATTGCGGATGCCCTTGCTCAGAAGAAGACCATTTCCTACAATGAGTGCATGATTCAGGTCTTTacattccatttctttgggtgCATGGAAATCTTGGTGCTCATCCTCATGGCTTTTGATCGCTATGTAGCCATTTGTAAGCCCTTGCGATACACAACCATCATGAGCCGGCACGTGTGCAGCGTTTTGGTGATTCTAGCCTGGGTGGGATCTTGTATCCACTCTTCGGCACAAATTTTCCTGGCTTTGAGATTGCCTTTCTGTGGCCCCAATGTGATTGACCACTATTTCTGTGACTTGCAGCCCTTGTTGAAACTTGCCTGCATGGACACTTATGTGATAAATTTGCTAGTTGTTTCCAACAGTGGGGCCATATGCACGGTGAGTTTCATAATCCTGCTTACCTCCTATGTTGTCATCTTGTACTCTCTGCGTAACCACAGTGCTGAAGGAAGGCGAAAAGCCCTTTCCACCTGCACCTCCCACTTTATTGTGGTTGTCTTATTTTTTGGTCCATGCATATTCATATACACACGTCCCCCAGCTACATTTCCAATTGACAAAATAGTGGCTGTGTTTTATACAATTGGGACGCCCCTGCTGAACCCTCTGATCTATACACTGAGGAATATGGAAGTGAAAAAAGCCATGAAGAAATTATGGTGTAGCAAAGTATGACTTCTTTGGATACACGATATTCAGggatttcaatgtatttttccttAACAGCTTGGTTTTCCTTCATGGACAGGCAAGGTGAATTATTCTCATTGTGGGAAAAATGCattggaaattttaatttcactattattttatatatttaatttaattattatgaaTAAGTACGAATATATACACAACCCTTATTCAGAGAGAATGGCATTAGAATAGGATTACTTAATATCCATAAACATTGTGAACAACCTGGGTTGGCTCTCAGCTGAATTCTTTTGATACCTGGCTATATTTACATGATAATTTCTCTTCCTGTACGATTTGTCTTCAGAAAATAATGTATTGATTATTGACagaatgattgtgtgtgtgtgtgtgtgcgcgcacacactaATTCTCTACAGATTTTATTCTAGTCTTTAAGAACTTGGACATAGAGCTAATCCCTATGGAACCAGAACTTAGAAATGAAGGTTGTGGTCTTGACAACCTGGGAGTTGGAGAAGATGTTCTGAGAAAATTCTGTGGTGGAATCCTTGCCTGAGCCTGACTCACTGGGACATGGATGGACCCTCAAACTCCACGAAGAGCTGGAAACCTCAGTGAAAACCTGGACTGTCACTGGATAACACTCTCAGTGTTCAGTGAATGGTGGGAGAAGGAGAGTTTTACACTTGGCAGTGATGGGCGGTATCAGCCAGTGAACTGGTTTTTGGCAGGGTCCTTCTCTTTCATCGTCACAGATCAGGGTCAGTGAGGGGGTTTGACAGCAGGAATATGCAGAAGGTTAAGGGGTAGAAGGGCACTAGAAAATAATGTACAGTGTAGAGAAAGCAAAGGTGAAAGGAAAGTGGTAACTGTATCCAGGTGGGATAGAAGAAGCTTTGCCTTTTTATATTGGAGAATCACTCATTGGGTATCTGAACGTTTGCAGGGAAACAAATGCAGTTTCTGGGTATCTCTATAAAATTGACCTAGATTAGCTTGACTTCCTTGGCTCTTACATTCATTTGCATATCaggaaaacactttatttatttatttatttatttatttatggttccCAATGGTGTctgaaaattcaaatttcatattCCTTGGGAGAACCCAG contains the following coding sequences:
- the LOC122199920 gene encoding olfactory receptor 4C11-like; amino-acid sequence: MNSSVTEFILLGLTQDPGKQRAVFGVFLIFYLATLLGNFLIVVTIKTSRSLASPMYFFLFYLSFADTCFSTTTAPRLIADALAQKKTISYNECMIQVFTFHFFGCMEILVLILMAFDRYVAICKPLRYTTIMSRHVCSVLVILAWVGSCIHSSAQIFLALRLPFCGPNVIDHYFCDLQPLLKLACMDTYVINLLVVSNSGAICTVSFIILLTSYVVILYSLRNHSAEGRRKALSTCTSHFIVVVLFFGPCIFIYTRPPATFPIDKIVAVFYTIGTPLLNPLIYTLRNMEVKKAMKKLWCSKV